In Pseudophryne corroboree isolate aPseCor3 chromosome 7, aPseCor3.hap2, whole genome shotgun sequence, a single window of DNA contains:
- the LOC134944363 gene encoding taste receptor type 2 member 40-like encodes MLDVGNKEEFNGYNDAGSLRDSNMSLWNTAWLSICYCVKLVTVTHRIFLWVKMWFPSSITKLLIGSAIWSVLVNLPFFWTAEMMFLQKTNITDGSGSFVIELNVLYSVTNMMLSYVLPFTLTFFCIGLSVTSLLHHVWRIRQNVSQDSSSPQLQALVRAAVTMTLHVLLDLIFLIILIYVFAVTFYLNPVTEMLFWVYFFSYPSVISFILIFGNPKLRRSLSR; translated from the coding sequence AATATGAGTTTGTGGAACACCGCCTGGCTCTCCATCTGCTACTGTGTGAAACTCGTCACCGTTACCCACCGGATCTTCCTCTGGGTGAAAATGTGGTTTCCCTCTTCCATCACCAAACTCCTCATAGGATCAGCAATATGGTCAGTTCTGGTGAATTTGCCCTTTTTCTGGacagcagagatgatgtttctacagaAAACAAATATTACTGATGGGTCAGGAAGTTTTGTAATAGAGTTGAATGTCCTTTATTCTGTGACTAATATGATGCTGAGTTACGTCCTGCCCTTTACCCTGACTTTCTTCTGCATTGGGCTCAGTGTGACGTCTCTCCTGCACCATGTCTGGAGGATCAGGCAGAACGTGTCCCAGGACAGCTCATCCCCTCAGCTCCAGGCTCTTGTTCGGGCGGCTGTGACAATGACGCTCCATGTGCTGTTGGACCTGATCTTTCTAATTATCCTCATTTATGTATTTGCAGTGACTTTCTACTTGAATCCTGTGACAGAAATGTTATTTTGGGTGTATTTCTTCTCATATCCATCAGTAATTAGTTTCATACTGATCTTTGGAAACCCCAAGTTAAGGAGAAGTCTCTCCAGATGA